One part of the Chryseobacterium sp. 7 genome encodes these proteins:
- a CDS encoding ZIP family metal transporter — MTTVLLLILSVVTGVFLGKHFGKKEKLAKNLLILSAGFLITICLNEVFPQVYTSAGSSNLGIFVIGGVLLQMILEALTKGFEHGHFHHHSEHNILPAALMVGLFIHAFIEGIPLANETHEMSPYLWGIVFHNLPISFILGAFLFNRKGESKSSSSYPSILIIALFAMASPMGMLLGNYFNPDLQPYFLAIVGGIFLHISSVIIFESNKNHNIDWVKIGLVVLGVSLALMMHVFHQHPPTLKK, encoded by the coding sequence ATGACAACAGTACTTTTACTGATTTTAAGTGTAGTAACAGGAGTATTCCTGGGAAAACACTTTGGTAAAAAAGAAAAGCTGGCCAAAAATCTTCTGATATTAAGTGCCGGTTTTTTGATTACAATCTGTCTCAATGAAGTCTTCCCGCAGGTTTATACCTCTGCCGGAAGCAGCAATCTTGGGATATTTGTAATTGGAGGAGTTCTTCTGCAGATGATTCTGGAAGCTCTTACCAAAGGTTTTGAACACGGGCACTTCCATCATCATAGCGAACATAATATTCTTCCCGCTGCTTTAATGGTAGGATTATTCATCCATGCTTTTATTGAAGGGATTCCTCTTGCCAATGAAACGCACGAGATGTCGCCTTACCTTTGGGGAATTGTATTTCACAATCTTCCGATTTCATTTATTCTGGGAGCATTTTTATTTAACAGAAAAGGAGAATCCAAAAGTTCTTCATCTTACCCTTCCATTCTTATTATAGCCTTATTTGCAATGGCTTCTCCTATGGGAATGTTATTAGGAAATTATTTCAATCCTGATCTTCAGCCCTATTTTCTGGCCATTGTAGGGGGAATTTTCCTTCATATTTCTTCTGTGATTATTTTTGAAAGTAATAAAAATCACAATATAGACTGGGTAAAAATAGGGTTGGTTGTTTTAGGAGTTTCACTTGCATTAATGATGCATGTTTTCCATCAGCATCCTCCTACATTAAAAAAATAA
- a CDS encoding helix-turn-helix domain-containing protein encodes MDFQIHYLTPDIKISSYDDKLFKTETVFEYHMLVWFISGETKIIQADKTYLFKAGDIFLIPRNHLATIINYPKDGLPHKAVVMHLTTERLKEFYSSVDEQKKNGQRESIIHSFSGHPLLKSCLASLIPYFEIEGPLPENIAHLKITEAISILREIDPDIDTLLADFDEPGKVDLINFMEKNYMFNMPLERFGYLTGRSLSTFNRDFRKVFQTTPQRWLTQRRLELAYYHLSEKNKKPSDVFLEVGFEDLSHFSHAFKKQYGFAPSLAR; translated from the coding sequence ATGGACTTCCAGATACACTACCTGACACCGGATATCAAAATTTCCAGTTATGATGATAAGCTGTTCAAAACAGAAACGGTTTTTGAGTACCACATGCTGGTCTGGTTCATATCAGGAGAAACAAAAATTATTCAGGCAGATAAAACCTATCTGTTCAAGGCAGGAGATATTTTCCTTATTCCGAGAAATCATCTTGCCACAATTATCAATTATCCTAAAGACGGACTTCCTCATAAAGCGGTTGTGATGCATCTTACCACAGAACGGCTTAAAGAATTTTACAGTTCTGTTGATGAGCAAAAGAAAAACGGGCAGAGAGAATCCATCATTCACAGTTTCAGCGGCCACCCGCTTTTGAAGAGCTGTCTTGCTTCTCTCATTCCTTATTTTGAGATAGAAGGTCCGCTTCCTGAAAATATAGCCCATTTAAAGATTACAGAAGCAATAAGTATTTTAAGGGAAATTGATCCGGATATCGATACTTTACTCGCAGATTTTGATGAGCCGGGAAAAGTGGATCTGATCAATTTTATGGAAAAAAATTATATGTTTAATATGCCATTGGAGCGTTTCGGGTATCTTACGGGAAGGAGCTTATCAACATTCAACCGTGATTTCAGAAAGGTTTTTCAAACAACACCACAACGCTGGCTTACCCAAAGACGTCTTGAATTGGCTTATTATCATTTATCAGAAAAAAATAAAAAGCCTTCCGACGTTTTTCTGGAAGTAGGTTTTGAGGATCTTTCCCATTTTTCGCATGCCTTTAAAAAACAGTATGGTTTTGCACCTTCTTTAGCACGATAA
- a CDS encoding glycosyltransferase, with protein sequence MKPTISIVVAIYNRKDELFELLNSLTQQTDKEFEIIIVDDGSLIDLRPTIKNFDEILDIKYFRKDNSGPGLTRNYGAARAANEWLVFVDSDVIVEKDYIEHIKNDILTTPCDAFGGADKAHKGFNLMQKAISYSMTSVFTTGGIRGSKKAVSKFQPRSFNMGVKKVVFEKVGGFSEMRIGEDPDLSMTLWENGFTTAFFDDIAVYHKRRVDFGKFSKQVYQFGCARPILNQRHPNYVKISFAFPTLFMLGYLMGFLEYFLTGRGVILSFYGLYTFLVFFHALLVTKNISIAGMAVISTYIQMFSYGYGFLKSWILLNVFRMKPEEAFPHHYYKK encoded by the coding sequence TTGAAGCCTACTATTTCCATTGTCGTTGCCATTTACAACCGAAAAGACGAACTTTTTGAGTTGCTGAACTCCCTTACCCAACAGACAGATAAGGAGTTTGAGATCATTATTGTAGATGACGGTTCCTTGATCGATCTAAGACCTACCATTAAAAATTTTGATGAAATTCTGGATATTAAATATTTCAGAAAAGATAATTCAGGGCCGGGGCTGACAAGAAATTATGGGGCAGCAAGAGCAGCTAACGAATGGCTGGTATTTGTGGATAGTGATGTGATTGTTGAGAAAGATTATATTGAACATATCAAAAACGATATTCTGACGACCCCTTGTGATGCTTTTGGAGGAGCAGATAAAGCGCACAAAGGATTTAATCTGATGCAGAAAGCTATTTCCTATTCCATGACTTCTGTTTTTACAACCGGGGGAATCAGAGGCAGCAAGAAAGCAGTTTCAAAGTTTCAGCCCAGAAGTTTTAATATGGGCGTGAAAAAGGTTGTTTTTGAAAAAGTTGGTGGATTTTCCGAAATGAGAATAGGTGAGGATCCGGACCTTTCCATGACACTTTGGGAAAACGGTTTTACTACTGCTTTTTTTGATGACATTGCCGTATATCATAAACGCAGGGTTGATTTTGGGAAATTCTCCAAGCAGGTCTATCAGTTTGGCTGTGCAAGACCAATTCTTAACCAGAGACACCCTAATTATGTGAAGATTTCTTTTGCATTTCCTACCTTATTTATGCTGGGATACCTGATGGGCTTTCTGGAGTATTTTCTTACGGGAAGAGGGGTGATTCTTTCTTTCTATGGTTTGTATACCTTTTTGGTGTTTTTCCATGCTTTATTGGTAACAAAAAATATAAGTATTGCAGGGATGGCAGTTATTTCCACTTATATTCAGATGTTTTCTTACGGTTATGGTTTCCTGAAATCCTGGATTTTACTGAATGTTTTCAGAATGAAGCCGGAGGAAGCTTTTCCCCATCATTATTATAAGAAATAG
- a CDS encoding OmpP1/FadL family transporter: MSISAAFYAQAQDVSVIRNTVDVYSNTPMVGSAKFNAMAGSNGALGGDANSLLTNPAGLGVAISGEVSGTLSILGNKNSSSLAGSTMDYSKTKGDLGNAGGIIAFPLMTESKWKFINIGINFSNQQLDNVIQSPGNNNIVYAFDKADITKDAALAGHMYERYGNLSKMSFGVGANYNHNLYLGAGFNFFNASLDQYDTLFYRNLTNNSTEAFSKQDTPYSERSSGFSASLGVIGKLSPNFRLGASIESPTFWNIDRNYYFYNDATYGDDIGAENRKFTSPLKATVSAAFVASKNFSFNVDYTLGLTKPDYKVYGGAERELNDFFKENYKNLSEVRVGAEYRVQQFRLRGGYSYQSSPFDALTISRFNDAGSVGDQSYSNLILSDRNTLSFGIGYDFKSFYIDASYQNISSKYTNPFMRGYMGDNFDSSYYSSTKIFESDSYAVSDVKSNRNNFFLTLGWKF, from the coding sequence ATGAGTATTTCTGCTGCATTTTATGCGCAGGCTCAGGATGTTTCTGTGATCAGAAATACTGTGGATGTTTACTCAAATACTCCTATGGTGGGGTCTGCTAAATTTAATGCAATGGCCGGATCTAATGGTGCGCTTGGTGGTGATGCAAACTCTTTGCTTACTAACCCGGCAGGTTTAGGGGTGGCTATTTCAGGAGAGGTTTCAGGAACTTTATCTATTTTAGGAAATAAAAACAGCAGCTCGTTGGCTGGTTCCACGATGGACTACAGCAAAACCAAAGGAGATCTTGGAAATGCAGGAGGAATAATCGCTTTTCCTTTGATGACAGAGAGTAAATGGAAATTTATTAATATCGGTATTAACTTTTCAAATCAGCAGCTGGACAATGTAATTCAGTCGCCGGGAAATAATAATATTGTTTATGCTTTTGATAAAGCTGATATAACGAAAGACGCTGCATTGGCAGGACATATGTATGAAAGATACGGTAATTTGTCAAAGATGAGCTTTGGGGTAGGAGCCAATTACAATCATAACCTGTATTTAGGAGCTGGTTTTAATTTCTTCAATGCTTCATTAGATCAGTATGATACTTTATTTTACCGAAATCTAACCAATAATTCTACAGAAGCATTTAGCAAGCAGGACACCCCATATTCAGAGAGATCTTCTGGCTTTTCTGCTTCGTTAGGGGTTATCGGAAAGCTAAGTCCTAATTTCAGATTGGGAGCATCTATCGAATCACCTACTTTCTGGAATATAGACAGAAATTACTATTTCTATAATGATGCTACTTATGGAGATGATATAGGAGCTGAAAACAGAAAATTCACTTCACCGCTTAAAGCAACTGTGAGTGCTGCATTTGTGGCAAGTAAAAACTTCTCTTTCAACGTAGACTATACCCTTGGACTTACAAAACCTGATTATAAGGTTTACGGAGGTGCAGAAAGAGAATTGAATGACTTCTTTAAAGAAAACTATAAAAATCTCTCAGAAGTAAGAGTAGGAGCTGAGTACAGAGTACAGCAGTTCAGACTGAGAGGAGGATATTCTTACCAGTCAAGTCCTTTCGATGCACTTACAATCAGCAGATTTAATGATGCAGGAAGTGTAGGAGATCAGTCTTACAGCAATCTGATATTAAGTGACAGAAATACACTTTCATTCGGTATTGGATATGATTTCAAATCATTCTATATAGATGCCTCTTATCAGAATATCTCTTCTAAATATACAAACCCTTTCATGAGAGGATATATGGGAGACAATTTTGATTCATCTTATTATTCCAGCACTAAAATCTTCGAAAGTGATTCTTACGCTGTAAGTGATGTAAAAAGTAACAGAAATAATTTCTTCCTGACTTTAGGATGGAAATTCTAA
- a CDS encoding class I SAM-dependent DNA methyltransferase codes for MEWFESWFDTPYYHLLYSNRDYTEAENFITKLTADLQLPPQSKIIDLACGKGRHSVFLNKLGYDVLGLDLSRQSIESDKQFENQTLIFEVHDMRNPIDADPMDAVFNLFTSFGYFDNESDDKKVFQSVYNALKPGGYFVLDYLNEEFVRNTLVPETTITRGDIDFKILKKIEGRHIIKDIRFETDGKPFHFFEKVKLHTLDAIHNYASECGFERIKIWGDYQLNEFKKENSPRCINLFKKNNDNSTFTDFKCSNRSIPGKTLW; via the coding sequence ATGGAATGGTTTGAATCTTGGTTTGATACCCCTTATTATCATTTGCTTTATAGCAACAGAGACTATACTGAAGCTGAAAACTTCATTACAAAGCTCACTGCGGACCTTCAGTTGCCGCCTCAGTCGAAAATCATAGATCTTGCCTGCGGAAAGGGAAGACACTCTGTTTTCCTTAATAAATTAGGATATGATGTTTTGGGGCTTGACCTTTCAAGACAAAGTATTGAATCTGACAAACAATTTGAAAATCAAACTTTGATTTTTGAAGTTCATGATATGAGAAACCCGATTGATGCAGATCCTATGGATGCTGTCTTCAACTTATTTACAAGTTTTGGGTATTTTGATAATGAAAGTGATGATAAAAAAGTGTTTCAGTCTGTATACAATGCCTTGAAGCCCGGAGGATATTTTGTATTAGATTATCTGAATGAAGAATTTGTAAGAAATACTTTAGTTCCTGAAACCACCATAACCCGCGGTGATATTGACTTTAAGATCCTGAAAAAGATCGAGGGCAGACATATTATCAAGGATATCCGCTTTGAAACTGACGGTAAGCCGTTTCATTTCTTTGAAAAGGTAAAGCTTCACACACTGGATGCTATTCACAATTATGCCTCCGAATGTGGTTTTGAAAGAATAAAAATCTGGGGAGATTATCAGCTGAATGAATTTAAAAAAGAAAATTCTCCGCGATGCATCAATTTATTTAAGAAAAATAATGACAACAGTACTTTTACTGATTTTAAGTGTAGTAACAGGAGTATTCCTGGGAAAACACTTTGGTAA
- a CDS encoding T9SS type A sorting domain-containing protein — MRKLYLGAFTVCTVLSMSAQEVVWQKDIKSSTQDFLSQVTTTIDQQYLVTGSSIQSDKLQQGNKQNNGYDFHLVKLNQQGEEVWEKYFSGHNHDYLSATVTTQDGGFLLAGTSYSGKGLDKKEDSKGGSDIWLIRINEFGDELWQKTLGSSSDEEARAVIQTTDLGFFVAGNVQNSSKGYGSKDVLITKLDKDGKELSQLILGGKGLDEIEKMIPTRDGGALLGIYSRSSEVRVSGSASTQTNNQRSAPSTAISQMPKASSNYGEGDYWIVKLDKTGKVEWEKNFGGKGDDHIRTLALTSNGFIVGGESRSERSGNKTVGIEEGTDLWLIALNERGDEQWQKSYNFKNRDVLMGMSVLHSADDKSSKGILLGGYTQAEGRIQADDETFWMLYLDQNGNEQWRKHVKGESRQKEERLSDVKLNRDGSIVLAGTSAEELGKENWKIVKLGDKQVDQLIEKYDIKIYPNPVSDYAYIEIGFDFKDADILLYDMSGRQLQSIKTKNKVTKINTQALIQGAYLLTIKTDTNKTANAKLIKK; from the coding sequence ATGAGAAAACTTTATCTCGGTGCATTTACTGTATGCACAGTCTTGAGCATGTCTGCTCAGGAAGTAGTGTGGCAAAAAGACATCAAATCCTCTACCCAGGATTTTCTAAGCCAGGTTACCACAACTATTGACCAGCAATATTTGGTCACAGGCAGCTCAATTCAGAGCGACAAATTACAACAAGGCAACAAACAAAACAACGGTTACGATTTCCATTTGGTTAAACTCAATCAACAGGGAGAAGAAGTCTGGGAAAAATATTTCTCAGGACATAATCATGATTATCTATCAGCAACAGTCACCACACAGGATGGCGGATTTTTATTAGCCGGAACCTCTTATTCCGGAAAAGGGCTGGATAAAAAAGAGGATTCCAAAGGAGGATCTGATATCTGGCTCATAAGAATCAATGAATTTGGAGATGAATTATGGCAGAAAACATTGGGAAGTTCTTCAGATGAAGAAGCAAGAGCTGTAATTCAAACTACAGACTTAGGATTCTTTGTTGCCGGAAATGTTCAAAATTCTTCAAAAGGTTACGGTTCCAAAGATGTTTTGATCACAAAACTAGATAAAGACGGAAAAGAACTTTCACAATTAATTTTAGGTGGAAAAGGCTTAGACGAAATAGAAAAAATGATTCCAACTCGTGATGGCGGAGCATTACTGGGAATTTACTCCAGAAGTTCTGAGGTTCGTGTTTCGGGATCTGCCAGCACTCAGACGAACAACCAACGATCTGCTCCTTCAACAGCCATTAGCCAGATGCCAAAAGCCAGCAGCAATTATGGTGAAGGCGACTACTGGATCGTCAAGCTAGACAAAACCGGAAAAGTTGAATGGGAAAAGAACTTTGGAGGAAAAGGTGACGATCATATCAGAACATTGGCTTTAACTTCAAACGGATTCATCGTTGGCGGAGAATCAAGATCAGAAAGGTCAGGAAATAAAACCGTAGGAATAGAAGAAGGAACAGATCTTTGGCTGATTGCTTTAAACGAAAGAGGCGATGAACAGTGGCAGAAGTCCTACAACTTCAAAAACCGCGATGTTTTAATGGGAATGAGTGTACTTCATTCTGCAGATGACAAATCTTCTAAAGGCATTCTACTGGGAGGTTATACCCAGGCTGAAGGAAGAATCCAAGCTGATGATGAAACTTTCTGGATGTTATATTTAGATCAAAACGGAAATGAGCAATGGAGAAAGCACGTGAAAGGAGAATCCAGACAAAAAGAAGAAAGACTTTCTGATGTAAAACTGAACAGAGACGGATCAATTGTTTTAGCCGGAACCAGCGCAGAAGAGCTTGGAAAAGAAAACTGGAAGATTGTAAAACTGGGCGACAAACAGGTTGATCAGTTAATCGAAAAATATGACATCAAAATCTATCCAAATCCTGTTTCAGATTATGCTTACATAGAAATCGGTTTTGACTTTAAAGATGCTGATATTCTACTGTATGATATGTCTGGAAGACAGCTTCAAAGTATAAAAACCAAAAATAAAGTAACCAAGATTAATACTCAGGCACTCATTCAGGGAGCTTATCTGTTGACGATAAAAACTGATACTAATAAAACGGCGAATGCCAAATTGATTAAAAAATAA
- a CDS encoding class I SAM-dependent RNA methyltransferase: MDTENIKIQIKTFFGLEQILAEEIKKLGGRNVEIKNRAVNCEGDLGFLYKINYSARTALKILVPIHEFKAFNQHQFYDRLFKFEWENFMDVDQSFSIDATVNSETFKHSQFVTLKMKDAIVDYFQEKFKKRPNVETRNPDIKFHLHIDRELVMISMDSSGDPLFKRGYRREQGEAPINEVLASGMLQLAGWDGKGNFLDPMCGSGTLLIEAAMIAMDLPAQIFRKRFGFQNWNNYDADLFAKIKEFRINRVRQFDGKIVGYDIDARMLNAARMNVEAAEMEDVIEIKKQNFFDSKKELFPLLMVFNPPYDERISINDDDFYKKIGDTFKTHYPNTLAWLISSDLEAVKKIGLRPSRKIKLFNGKLETRFLQYEMYEGTKKVHKLEDNK; the protein is encoded by the coding sequence ATGGATACAGAAAATATTAAAATACAGATAAAGACATTCTTCGGATTGGAGCAGATTCTGGCGGAAGAAATCAAAAAATTGGGAGGAAGGAATGTTGAAATTAAAAACAGAGCGGTAAATTGTGAAGGAGATCTAGGTTTTCTTTATAAAATCAATTATTCTGCGAGAACAGCATTGAAAATTCTGGTGCCTATTCATGAATTTAAAGCTTTTAATCAACATCAGTTCTATGACAGACTATTCAAATTTGAATGGGAAAATTTTATGGATGTTGACCAGTCTTTTTCTATTGATGCTACTGTAAATTCTGAAACATTCAAGCATTCTCAGTTTGTGACTTTAAAAATGAAGGATGCAATTGTAGATTATTTCCAAGAAAAATTCAAAAAACGTCCGAATGTAGAAACGAGAAATCCGGATATCAAATTCCATCTTCATATAGACAGAGAATTGGTCATGATTTCCATGGACTCTTCTGGTGATCCTTTGTTTAAAAGAGGGTATAGAAGAGAGCAAGGTGAAGCGCCTATTAATGAAGTGTTAGCAAGCGGAATGCTTCAGCTGGCAGGCTGGGACGGAAAAGGAAATTTCCTTGATCCTATGTGTGGTTCAGGAACATTATTGATTGAAGCTGCAATGATTGCGATGGATCTTCCTGCTCAGATTTTCAGAAAAAGATTCGGGTTCCAGAACTGGAATAACTATGATGCTGATCTGTTTGCAAAAATCAAAGAATTCAGAATTAACAGAGTGAGACAGTTTGATGGGAAAATTGTTGGATATGACATTGATGCAAGAATGCTGAATGCTGCAAGAATGAATGTAGAAGCCGCAGAAATGGAAGATGTTATCGAGATTAAAAAACAGAACTTTTTTGATTCCAAGAAGGAGCTTTTCCCATTGTTGATGGTATTCAACCCTCCTTATGACGAGAGAATTTCCATTAATGATGATGATTTCTATAAAAAAATAGGAGATACCTTCAAAACGCATTACCCCAATACATTGGCTTGGCTTATTTCTTCAGATTTAGAAGCAGTGAAGAAGATCGGTCTGCGTCCTTCAAGAAAGATCAAACTTTTCAACGGAAAGCTGGAAACGAGATTCTTACAATACGAAATGTATGAAGGAACGAAGAAAGTACATAAATTGGAAGATAATAAATAG
- a CDS encoding SDR family NAD(P)-dependent oxidoreductase: MEPITSTLQQPIQSGFNAYSTAQEVIQGIDLTGKTVIITGGYAGIGLETTKVLTSAGAHVIIPARDIEKAGKNLTGIENFELEKMDLMDPASIDAFAERFISSGRSLDLLINNAGIMWVPLRRDSRGFESQLATNYLGQFHLTTKLWPALKKANGARVISVSSYGHQMAPFNFEDPNFEKRDYDTLSGYGQSKTACNLFAVELDERGKEFKIRAYSLHPGSVYGTDLGREEPTELFKQLGTHDENGNIKPEVKARLKTIPQGAATTVWCAVSPQLNEIGGVYCENCDVAEIDKGQIEHRFDEPATIRGVQAYSVDKNNAERLWKLSEEMLGFQFDAQ; the protein is encoded by the coding sequence ATGGAACCTATTACCAGTACATTACAACAACCTATTCAATCTGGATTTAATGCTTATTCAACAGCTCAGGAAGTTATTCAGGGAATTGATCTTACCGGAAAAACAGTGATCATTACCGGTGGTTATGCAGGAATCGGTCTTGAAACCACAAAAGTCCTTACTTCAGCCGGAGCCCATGTTATTATTCCCGCCAGAGATATTGAAAAAGCAGGAAAAAACCTTACAGGAATTGAAAATTTTGAACTTGAAAAAATGGATCTTATGGATCCGGCCTCCATCGATGCTTTTGCAGAAAGGTTTATATCATCAGGCAGAAGTCTGGATTTACTTATCAATAATGCAGGAATCATGTGGGTACCGCTTCGCAGAGACAGCAGAGGTTTTGAATCTCAACTTGCAACAAATTATCTTGGGCAGTTTCATCTTACCACAAAACTATGGCCGGCTCTGAAAAAGGCAAATGGGGCAAGGGTTATCAGTGTCTCTTCCTACGGGCATCAGATGGCGCCTTTTAATTTTGAAGATCCTAATTTTGAAAAAAGAGATTATGACACTCTTTCAGGATACGGTCAATCCAAAACAGCCTGTAATCTGTTTGCCGTAGAACTTGATGAAAGAGGAAAAGAGTTCAAAATCAGAGCATATTCTCTTCATCCAGGATCTGTGTACGGAACTGATTTGGGCAGAGAAGAACCTACTGAACTTTTTAAACAATTAGGAACCCATGATGAAAACGGAAACATCAAGCCTGAAGTGAAAGCACGATTGAAAACCATCCCACAAGGCGCTGCTACAACAGTGTGGTGCGCTGTAAGTCCTCAACTTAATGAGATTGGTGGCGTGTATTGCGAAAACTGTGATGTTGCAGAAATAGACAAAGGGCAAATTGAACACAGGTTTGATGAACCCGCAACCATCCGAGGAGTACAAGCCTACTCTGTTGATAAAAATAATGCTGAACGCTTATGGAAACTGAGTGAAGAAATGCTGGGATTTCAGTTTGATGCTCAATAA
- a CDS encoding IS982 family transposase, with the protein MNNLDAIYNFILNELKKLISDENFYFKPIKPKLSDLEIVALNISAEYLSIDSEYQLFRHLSNSKLNGMIERSVYNRRKRKLFLHLERIRKLIVVRFNEIENVFIIDSMPLEICRNARAKRSKICKESEFSFPSRGYCASQSSYYYGYKLHAICSVSGVFQSFDISTASIHDIHFLQDIKHQINDCTLIGDRGYLSAQVQSDLFNYANIKLDTPMRINQKNYQKQKYIFRKSRKRIETLFSQLCDQFKIRSNYAKSFNGFKTRILSKITALTFIQFVNVFVFNRKMNNIKIALV; encoded by the coding sequence ATGAATAACCTAGATGCAATTTACAATTTTATTTTAAATGAATTAAAGAAGTTAATCTCAGATGAGAACTTTTATTTCAAACCAATTAAGCCAAAACTGTCTGATTTAGAGATTGTTGCTCTTAATATTTCTGCAGAATATTTATCGATAGATTCAGAATACCAGCTATTTAGACATCTGTCAAATTCAAAATTAAACGGAATGATCGAAAGAAGTGTTTACAACCGTAGAAAGAGGAAATTATTCCTGCATTTGGAAAGGATTCGAAAGCTTATAGTTGTTCGGTTTAATGAGATTGAAAACGTTTTTATTATTGACTCTATGCCTTTGGAAATTTGTAGAAATGCAAGAGCAAAACGCTCCAAAATTTGTAAAGAAAGTGAATTTTCATTTCCAAGTAGAGGTTATTGCGCTTCCCAGTCCAGTTATTATTACGGTTACAAACTGCATGCAATATGTTCTGTTTCCGGGGTTTTTCAAAGTTTTGACATTTCTACGGCAAGCATTCATGATATTCATTTTTTGCAGGATATAAAACATCAAATTAATGACTGTACATTGATCGGAGATCGAGGTTATTTGTCCGCTCAGGTACAATCTGACTTGTTCAATTATGCAAATATAAAACTGGATACACCAATGAGAATCAATCAAAAAAATTACCAAAAACAGAAATATATTTTCAGAAAATCGAGAAAGAGAATTGAGACCCTGTTTTCTCAACTTTGTGATCAATTTAAAATTAGAAGCAACTATGCAAAATCATTTAATGGCTTTAAGACAAGGATATTGAGCAAAATAACAGCACTAACTTTTATTCAATTTGTAAATGTTTTTGTCTTTAATAGAAAAATGAACAATATTAAAATTGCGTTAGTTTGA